The sequence below is a genomic window from Maylandia zebra isolate NMK-2024a linkage group LG18, Mzebra_GT3a, whole genome shotgun sequence.
CAATTTTTACAACCACTTTCTCCCCAGAGCTTCCCACCTGCTACAGCCGCTCTACGCTGCCTTGAAAGGTAAAACAGCCAAAGATCTTGTTGACTGGCTCCCAGAATGCATCCAGGAATAATCCACGGCCAAGTCTGCGCTAGCTAATGCCACCCTGCTGGCCCACCCGTTTCCTTCAGCAGAGATCGCATTAACCACTGACGCATTGGAAGTAGCAGAGGGTGCCATGTTGGAACAGCGGGTTTCCGGTGTCTGGCAGCCACTCGCCTTTTTCAGTCATACACTGGATGCCGAACGTGTTGTTTTCGTCAGGGAGTAGCTGGCCCTGCACCTCATGACACGAAATGCATGCATTTTGCTCGAGGGTTGCAACTTTACCACATATGTTGATCCCTTGCAATATCCAAGGTCTCTGACCCATGGAGCGCATGCCAGCAGCGCCAGTTGGCGTCCATTTCGGAGTTTACGATAGACATTCAGCATGTGGCTGGTAAAAGTCCAATCACATCCCTGACTGTCTCTCCTACGTGTTGGTTTCTCCCGTGTATATTGGCGTAGACTACACTGCCATGGCCACTCAGCAATGATCAGAACCCGGACGTCCTTGCCCTTCAGTCAATGAAAACAGGCCTTGTGCTGTGTGGGACGGTTGTCCGCGCCTGCTTCGTAATGTTGTCACTGGCCGCCCAGGCCCGGTAGTTCCCCTTTCATGGCATCATCGTGTTTTTGACCCGGTACATGTTTGTTCCAAGGACACTGGACATTTTGTTTGTTGCCCATAGGCACCCATTGCATCCACTGTATGACAGGCTGTACAGGGTTATTAAACCGGGCCAAAAACATTTCCTTTTGGATTTTGGAGGTCAGCAGGAGATCTACTCTGATGATAGACTTAATCCTGCACATGTTCTGCaagacaagaaacacaaaagctgaAGACATTATTATATAGACTTATAATTTTCACCGATGTGTTTTCTAAATTCTATCATACACATGAGTGAGCGAAAAGTGTGCGCCAgggccctcggtgcgcctgcttgctgctgctgctgtgctgaagtctcacacacaacctgttgaaaggggagggggcgggctgcttccaaatagtgCACATTTCTTTCATAATATTGTCAGTTCAAGCCCATTATGTAGTAATTATTtctcctgggttgtgtgaaatcacAACAAGGTGTAGATCTAGTAGTCTGTTAGTTTATGTTGTTGGGTTGGGTGTTGATACTGGAGAGCAAAATTACTGatggaagatggacaaaaaaaggtcaaagccaccaggcttaaaaaaaaaaaaaagagagaaaacgaTAACAAGCAAAAGATACAGGAAAGCAGATGTGActttggataatggcaggtattATGTATCTTGAAACAAGATAACATTCATTAGTAGGAATTGGGAAAACTTCTGTTTACCTTTGTTAGCCACTTGGCTATGATAGTAAACAGTAGACTGCTGATGATATGACAAAGACagcaaatattaaaaatgacaTCTCGCAGGCGCCCAAGAGAAATCCTAGTAAGATGCTCAAAccaactggctccttttgatgtggcaGCAGATGCCAGTCTTTGGAGGAAGCTTATTTCCACTTATTTCTTTTGGTCATTACCCATAGCTCGTAACTGTAGGTGAAGGTAGGGACATAGACCAaatggtaaattgagagctttgcttttatacTCAGCTCTATCGTCACCACGACGAACCAGTACAGTACATCGCTGCAGACAcggcaccaatccgtctgtcgatctcgcACCAAAACCTCGATGCAATTCCAGCACAAATGCTTCAAATGTTTCACTGTCTCACATAGCCTCATTTTGGCCCTCACAACCTTCAGGGAACTTAGAAAGAATGTTCCTTCATGGTTCCCTGAAGGTCACTGATTGCTGGGTTATGTAATTAAAACAGAGAACTTGGATGTATTAGGAGCAGCTGTTTTTCAGGGATCTCTGCTAATGTTAGGTAGACAGAGTGCTGAAGTgttgctgccctctgctggactGTGTATTGTATTCAACAGTCTAAAAATAAGATACCCATGTAATCCCTGCATGCTATTAAATGGTGTGAAGATTGAAAACTGCTTCTACTGATTCTGAAAACTTTCCATCGGGATCTTTATTAATCAGTCACCTCAATCATTAACTCACAACCACAAAGTTTCAACCTGGTTACAATAAAATATCTTTTAATTGTGGAGGGAAAGTGTATTTGTCATGGCTTTCATGAATGAaagattttctgttttccttgTTTTCACACATTTCCTCAATGGTTATGACATATGTACATTCGGTTCTTTCCTCAAGAGTGACTCTTTTTGCGAACTGATCTTCATCCGCACTGCCCTGGACACCCACATGCAGTGCATGgcagccaaacaataacataaaCCTGACATCTCTGCCTTAAACACTGATATATTGTCAGGAATTCTGCATGCCTTTTTAATTCATGAATTCATCTATCAGTACTTCTCTTTCTGAAtcttttttcttcctgattTCCATTGgtaaaaataattcaaaatgtgtttagctACTGGCTTCTGGATCTGACAGACAGGAAGAGATTACAGTGAATAACAGATCTGACTTCATTTCGCTCCCAGTTTAGAATTGGTTGTTGTTCTCAATTGTTCTGTATTTTTAAGgctgtttaaatattttttttctttttgttctgtttgggttttttgtttggttttgttttatattttgaaaattagCATTTCTGTCAGTGACAGAGGCTTATGTGAACAATTACATTttgctgatgtgtgtgtgtgtaatctcTAAATACATGTTTGTGCCTGTGTGCCCAGCAAACATGACATAGGAAAGTTGTgcaagacagaaaaagaaatagcATGACTTTTAAGGAAGGACATCCCCTCACCGACAGCATGTTACAGCCTGCGAGGCAGGAAAggattcagtttttattcagcTCACAGGAACACCATCAAATTTTGGGAACAGCGGACATCCTAAGCTCATACACATCACGGAGAAATAACAAACCGTCAAAAGGTGAGCAATATAATATATACTAAATAGCCATTTTAGCATATTTTCTTTTGGACCTCTTTTTGATAACAAACAGCATCTTATTTTTGTTGCAATACTTACTGGTGATGTAAGCCTGGcagtaattaatttttttaattacttgcaAAACTCCAACAGGGGAAAATAAACAGTGTGTTTTAGTGGTACCAGAGAAAAGAAATTAAGACTTGATGTCTTGTTCTCATCATATCATCGTATGTTGACCAGTTTGTGAACCTTTAGACTTCTGTCACTATCacttatatttattttgtctttgcGATCAGTGCACAGATGCGTCATACTTTTTACCACAAGGTGCAAAACTGACGCAGAGGATGACTGTCTGTGACTTCGGCATATCAGTTTTCGACATGagacaaaggagaaaaaaaatcaacttgaAACAAAGACTGTATACTTTTCTTTGACGCAGTGCAGCTAATGTTCGACAAGTTTGGGCTGAATCGTTGGCTTGGTTGCAAATATTTAAACGCTGTGTCAGGGTAGCACATGTCCTCAGTTATTGTGTATGACTGTCTTCTTAATATTATGGTTTGTTTGAATGTTGTTTGTTGAAAGAATCAAATCGTCCAAAAACTCTGTGTTCAGTAATTTCtgtctcttttaaaaaaaaataaactagtAAAAAACTATATCTAATTTGcttaacacagagaaaaaataGGTTGTGGTTTTAGGAAGTGTCTAAAATCTATCTGTACAGAGCTGATGGTTAAATGTCGAAAAATAAACACTACCAAAGTCaaacattttggttttcatATTTGTAGAAGTTTTTTAGATCTATTAAGTAAAATAGGATTTAGGCTTTGGCAGTGCAGGTTAAACGTGTTTTGGGTGGTCTCCCATGATTTCTGGATTAAGGTATTGAAGCTCTTTCTTGATAAGAAACATCTGTTCAACGTGGAGAGTCCGAAAATGCAGTTCAAAGGTGCTTATCTTAAAaagataaatgaatgaatgaatgataaTAAATAATACTGAAGGGGCAATCTGCTAACCTGACAGTCATGCTGAATTATAACCACTGTAAACAGTTTCCATGAAGTTAGCATTTATCAAGGGCTACTCTAGTATTTTGGACCTCattagttttgtttatttattgatttatagaGTTAAATGTCAATCTCATTTATTTCACCTCTGTAATATTCTTGATATTTAAATTGATCTAtagttatatatattttagagcTATTGCTGATGTTTTGTAGACTTTTTAATACATTGTCATATTAAattagtttagtctgttactgtcaTTGTCTTGGAGCAGCTGTAAGCTACATAATTTCCTTTTGGTGTTCTAATGTTTTTTCCCATCTAAAGGATCAAAAATTCTTCTGCCATGAGCTACTCAAGTCTCTCACCTCTGACTGGACCAAACCCCACCCCTGACCCTGATGatgaaaatgttgtgaaaaatgACTATTCCGCAGCCATTGGTGCCCTCATCCTCAGCTTGGTCTTCCTCCTGGGCGTCCCTGGAAATCTCTTCATTGTCTGGAGCATCCTGGCCCGCTGCCAACAACGCTCAGTCACCACTCTCCTCATCCTTAACTTGGCATGTGCTGATGGGTTCCTCATGGCTCTCACCATCTTTTTCATCATCTACCTGGTCATGCAGACGTGGGTCTTTGGAAACGCCATGTGCAAAATCCTGTTCTACCTGTGCAACTCCAACATGTATGCGTCAATCTTTCTGATAACCCTGATGAGCGTGCACAGGCTGTTGGCCATAGTCTTTCCACACACACTGTATCGCCTGATCACCAGGAAGGTTGTGAGGAGGGTGATCCTAGGCACATGGGTGCTAGTGATGGTCATGTCTATCCCCTCATTGGTGTTTCGAGAtgtgaaaaaagaaactgaTGATATGAATCAAACAACATATGTGTGTGCATCCAATCACACACTGCGTAGACATGTAAGTACACTTGTGTTGGTTATTTGTCTGCCACTGATCTGATTAGTTTCATAATCATATTTCCATCCATAAAATGCCTTCAAAAAACCTTCTGCATGTGAGAGCCCGTAAAATAGTGAGTGAGGTATTGAACATGATCACGCTTTGAGCAAAAGGTCCAGCACACCTATCTGAAattaggtttgttttgttttttgttttttaataaagatgCATCAACAACTTGAAAATCTTCATTGGATGATATCAGCCTTCTTAATTCACATCAGTTTATAATAGGgtgctgaagagaaaaaaaaactgagaacagtcttttctttaaaaatgaattCTGTTTCAATGTCACAAACCACTgacttaaaaaataataataaaagaaataatgGTAATacttacataaaaataaattttattaGATACAACTTCATGAACAAGTAGACAGTCTATTTTAGCAGGAGGTtgcagatgtgttttttttactgtgtttaaGGCCTTTTATAGCTGCAGCTTAACTAGTATCCATAGTGCTTTGAGCAGATTACTTTTACTAAAAGATTCTTTATACACTAGACTCCATGTGTTTCAAGCTTTTGTGTTGATCCTTCATAAAGGATCAATGCAAAACATTGTTTTTACAGGTAAAAGTCCTCTTTTTAAAATACTAGTTTTGTTGGCATTTTTCCCTTTATTGGATAGCAAAGCAGTTAAGATAATActtgaagaggaggagagagggaagACATGCAGCAAAGTGCTGTAGGTCAGATTCAAACCTAGGTCATAGCTCTCCAGCCATGTGGCAGGTGCTCGCTTGTTCACCCACTAAGCTAAAGTGGCAACAATAAAAGTTGTTGTTAATTAAGGCTTCAAAACTAGTAGCATCCAAATTCCCTTCAGAATGTATATAGTAAAAATACTTATTATGCAGAAGGTGCTTTTTCACACAAAAGACATCATGACGTGGCTTAAAGTCATCAGATGTTTGATTTTGTCCTCtaatttgacaaaaacaaagcaaataagTTAATTCAACTTAAACAGTTTTACAATTTTAGCTTTTActtctttatttgttttccatATTTGGAGAAATCAGTTCATGTCTGAAGAAAAGTGCCTTTCTTTATATGCTCTTGTTTTCAGGTGAGGTTTCAGTACGCATTTGAGACAGTGGCAGGATTCATTATTCCTTATGCAATCATTATAACCTGCTATGTTGTCATCCTGAAACGCTTGAGGGAGACCAAGTTCCAACGAAATGCCCGCAGCGAGAAACTCATCCTGGCTATTGTCATCACATTTGGTCTGTTCTGGCTGCCGTACCACGTCATCAACATGGTACAGGTGTGCGAGGGCGTGTTCTTGACAAATATTCGCATCAAATCTGCTCAAAATTTCTGTTAAGAGAGTTGTGCTTTTGAGTGAATActgagtgtgttttgttttctaccAAAGGTGGCAGCTGCTTGGTACCCAAAGAACTCACCCATAAGAGAAAGGTGAGTAACTTAAGTTTTCTGTAGAGGCTCTTTCTCCACTCTGTTACATATTCTTTACTTGGTTGTAcatgtgtgtgcttttgtgtggCATCAATATATGGTTAGTGTGTGGTGACAGTGTGTGTCCGTTTACCTTTATGGTGGGAAGCCTGTCTTGGTAGCTTCCCAGGATTCTGTTGCCCGGATCCCCACAACAAAGTTGTAGCTGCTGTGTCTCTAGCGGCTAGCTGTGGCTAATGTGTTAGCCAGTGAGTGAGACCCTCGGGTCACATCCCTAGCTCAGGACTGATGAGGAAAGTGGACATCTCACAGGCAATGGCAGAGTGTCCAGGCCCTTGGGCGGGATCCACTCCCTCATCAGCTTTGGGATCAGACTACAGCGGGCTAGGCCACCACCCCCTCCCCTGCCTGAGAATAACTTGGGGCACCTACAGCTCTGTGGATCCTTGGGTCACGTCCCCAGCTCGGCCCCCGACTTCCCACCACACCTGAGCAGGCGAGGAAGGTGGAAGTGTCTGGGCCCTCGGGCGGGATCCACTCTgctgaaaccaaaaaaaaaaaaaaagcttttttgggtgtgggtgtgggtgtgtgtgtgtgtgtgtgggggggggggggggcattctTACAAGAGCAAGTACAAACTTTGAATGTTTAAATGCAAAAAGTGCAGTGGAAGTGCTAGAGGAACAGGTCAgtaagagcatcttagagagGTATAGTTTTTCACAAGTAAAGATGGGTAAAGGGTCACCAATCTGCAAAAACTACATCTAAAATATGTGCAGCAATTTCAGAGTAATGTTCCTCAATGTGAAGTTGTTAAGACATTGACCATCCTACCATCTCAAGTACATAATATTATGAAATTATTCAGAATGTGGAGAAATCTATGTGCAATGAacacagctggaaaaaaaaaaaaatatatatatatatatgactttTCAAACTTTTCCCCTGCAGATTAGATACCATCTCTCAGTCCAGCCGTGCAGTGACCTCAGCTTTGGCCTTCATCAGCAGTTGTGCTAACCCAGTCCTCTACACCTTTGCAGGGAAATCCTACATCAAGAAAAATGGTTTTGCCTTCATGGCTAAGCTATTTGAGGGAACATTATCAGATCAAACAGGAACCAAAAGCACCCGACTCACAACTGACAATGTCGGAGAGAGTAATGTTGATTGTCAAAATCGTACAGTGGCTTCTACTCCAGAGAACAGGAATGTTGAATGAACTTCATACACTAACAGACTGTATATATAAATGAAAGCACTTAAAATTGTGTAAAGCTTTATGTGGACTTATAGATTTTAGGCTACACACAACAAGCATTagcacagcattttttttttatttaaaatgtgataACACAATTAAAGTGGAAGTCAGGAGTGTAAGCACAAGCAGTTTACCTTCGTCTACGTGCATCTGAATATCTGTAAAGTCTCAGGTCTGTAAATACGTTAAAACTACAGTTTTAAcgtatttacagtttttattcCTTAATGTAAAGACtgattttgtaaaataaaaatggtgTGAATGAAAACTGATGCTTGCTACTAAAGTACACTTTAAGAAAACTGCATATTCAATATCAAGAAATTTTTAATGCAGTTTACtttcaatgaaaaaaaacaaaaaaacatttaaaatcttCTGCAATTGACAGTGTCATGAGCTTCTGTCAGA
It includes:
- the LOC101467388 gene encoding leukotriene B4 receptor 1 is translated as MSYSSLSPLTGPNPTPDPDDENVVKNDYSAAIGALILSLVFLLGVPGNLFIVWSILARCQQRSVTTLLILNLACADGFLMALTIFFIIYLVMQTWVFGNAMCKILFYLCNSNMYASIFLITLMSVHRLLAIVFPHTLYRLITRKVVRRVILGTWVLVMVMSIPSLVFRDVKKETDDMNQTTYVCASNHTLRRHVRFQYAFETVAGFIIPYAIIITCYVVILKRLRETKFQRNARSEKLILAIVITFGLFWLPYHVINMVQVAAAWYPKNSPIRERLDTISQSSRAVTSALAFISSCANPVLYTFAGKSYIKKNGFAFMAKLFEGTLSDQTGTKSTRLTTDNVGESNVDCQNRTVASTPENRNVE